The following nucleotide sequence is from Candidatus Methanosuratincola sp..
GGACAAACGGGAAGCCTAAGAAGCCCAGGGTAGTGGTCTGCATCCCTGCCTACAACGAGGAGAACAGCATAGCAGGGGTCATTATAAACGCAATGGTCTACGCGGACAAGGTCATCGTATGCGACGATGGATCCAAGGACAATACCGCCGAGGTAGCGAAAAGAATGGGCGCCGAAGTAATCTCGAACCCGGTAAACATGGGCAAGGGCTTCTGCCTGAAAACGCTCTTCGATTACGCAAGGGAGGAAGAGGCGGACATCGTCGTCACAATCGATGCCGACGGACAGCACGATCCCAAGGAGATCCCCAGACTTCTCGAGCCGATCCTCGAGAACAGGGCTGACCTCGTGATCGGGTCGAGGTATATGAAGGGCTCGTGGACGGACGCGCCCCGGTACAGAAGGCTGGGGCTGCGGATCCTCAACTCGCTGACCAATCTCGGCGAATTCGGCGTAAAGGACACGCAGAGCGGATTTAGGGCATTCTCCGCGAGGGCTTTCAGGGTGTTGACCTGGGTCGACTGCAACGGGTTCGGGGTGGAGGCCGAGCAGCTCAGGAAGGCGATCCGGCATAAGATGCGCGTCGTAGAGGTCCCGGTCTCGATAAGGTACAAGGGTGTGGGGAAGACCTCGAAGAAGAACCCTGTTGCGCACGGTCTTGACATAGCCGCGACCGCGCTAAAGCTGATAGTCGAGGACTACCCGCTGTTCATCCTCGGCATCCCCGGGGCGCTTCTGTTTCTGATGGGGTTGGGGCTCGGGATCAACCTCCTGCAGATTTTCAATGCGACAAGGCACTTTGATCTGTACCTTGTGGCGGTAGCCGCGTCCTTCTTGTTCGGCGGGGTTATACTTGCGGTCACCTCGATACTGCTGTACGCGATTTCGAAGATAGGCGACAAGATAGAACGGAAATGAATCTGGAAAGGATTTTTCCTAAAGCAGTAGTCAGTCAGTTCCAATTTCACGGACACCGCGACATCAAAGTATTCAGATCAGAATCAATTGGTTGATCTAAAATGAAAATCACAGTTCTGGGTCTTGGCCGCATAGGGTTACCCACGTCTCTGCTTTTAGCATCCAATGGCAACCAGGTAGTGGGCGTTGATATCGATCAAAAAAAGATAAAATGCCTCTCTAAGGGCAAAATGCCTTTCTTTGAACCCGGGCTTGAAGATCTGTTCCTTTCTGCCAGGCCTTCGTTCAAACCCTCGTTGTATGTTGAAGAAAGCGATGCCTTCCTTATCGCAGTGCCGACGCCGCTCGACTGTACTACATACTCTGCCAGGCTGAGTTATGTAAAGGACGCCGCAAACATGCTCTCCCCATTCCTGAGGAGAGGCAATGCGGTCATACTCGAATCAACCGTGCCTCCCAAGACGACAGCCGAGATCGTGAGGCCGATCTTGGAAAAGAGCGGGCTCAAAGCAGGTCGGGACTTCTACCTCGCCCACTGTCCGGAGAGAGCAATTCCTGGCAAGACCATACAGGAAATGATCCATAATGACCGGATTATAGGCGGAATAAACCAGGAATCAGCCGAATTTGCCAAAAGAATCTACTCCACCTTTGTAAAAGGGAAAATGTTCCTAACCGACCTGACTACTGCCGAGTTTGTCAAGCTAATGGAGAACATATACCGCGACGTGAATATCGCCCTTGTGAACGAGTTGGCACAGCTAGCCGAAGAGCTGGGCGTGAACGTCTGGGAAGCGATCGACCTAGCAAACAGGCACCCGCGAGTCCACCTCCACAAACCGGGTCCTGGGGTCGGGGGGTATTGCATCCCCATAGACTCGTGGTTTATCATCCAAAACATTCCGAACGACCGAATCCTTTCGATGGCCAGGCGGATAAACGACTTCATGCCAAACTACATCCTCTTCAAGGCAAAGAGAATGCTGAATGGGATAAGAAACCCAAGGATT
It contains:
- a CDS encoding nucleotide sugar dehydrogenase; the protein is MKITVLGLGRIGLPTSLLLASNGNQVVGVDIDQKKIKCLSKGKMPFFEPGLEDLFLSARPSFKPSLYVEESDAFLIAVPTPLDCTTYSARLSYVKDAANMLSPFLRRGNAVILESTVPPKTTAEIVRPILEKSGLKAGRDFYLAHCPERAIPGKTIQEMIHNDRIIGGINQESAEFAKRIYSTFVKGKMFLTDLTTAEFVKLMENIYRDVNIALVNELAQLAEELGVNVWEAIDLANRHPRVHLHKPGPGVGGYCIPIDSWFIIQNIPNDRILSMARRINDFMPNYILFKAKRMLNGIRNPRITVFGVAYKGNVDDSRESPATKLIRLAENDKFEVRVYDPVVKEYCYPLSDLREAVENSDLIILITDHDAFMDVDPGEVAPLMRNRNLMDTRNLLDHQRWRDAGFNVYVLGVGRDEDV
- a CDS encoding glycosyltransferase family 2 protein; amino-acid sequence: MVEVTKTNGAEKNGTNGKPKKPRVVVCIPAYNEENSIAGVIINAMVYADKVIVCDDGSKDNTAEVAKRMGAEVISNPVNMGKGFCLKTLFDYAREEEADIVVTIDADGQHDPKEIPRLLEPILENRADLVIGSRYMKGSWTDAPRYRRLGLRILNSLTNLGEFGVKDTQSGFRAFSARAFRVLTWVDCNGFGVEAEQLRKAIRHKMRVVEVPVSIRYKGVGKTSKKNPVAHGLDIAATALKLIVEDYPLFILGIPGALLFLMGLGLGINLLQIFNATRHFDLYLVAVAASFLFGGVILAVTSILLYAISKIGDKIERK